ATCTATGTTTTCAAAATTTAAATCAGCCGCAGTATTCTGTGGCTCTAAACCTGGTCTTAATCCTGTTTTCATTCAACATGCTTCGGCGCTTGGGAAATTATTGGCCCTGAACCAGGTAACACTGGTTTATGGCGGCGGCAACAGCGGCCTGATGGGAGTAGTAGCCAATGAGATGCTGGACAATGGCGGACAGGTAGTGGGCGTAATGCCCGACCTTTTAATTCAAAGGGAGTTCAGACACGACAGGCTTAGCCAGTTGCATGTAGTGGAAGATATGCACGCCAGGAAAAAGCTGATGTACAGTTTATGCGAGGCAGTAATTATCCTTCCGGGCGGACTGGGCACATTCGATGAAATGATTGAAGTGATGGCCTGGAACAGCCTGAGCATCCATAACAAAAGAATCTTCGTAATCAATTCCGGCGGCTTCTTCGATCTGTTTATACAGCAGATGCAGCGGGTACAGGAAAATGGATTTCTTTATGGCGATGTATCCGGCGCGTTCGAGGTAGTTGATTTCCCTGAAAAGATCTTCTCTACAAAATAAAAGGTTACTCCTGAAACTTATTCCGCCGGGCAGGCGAGGGGGCTGATCATTGACTAATGCTCAGCCCCAATATAACAAGCCTGTTATTTTTTTAAGCTAACAATGGCCCATACAGGAAAGTGATCCGATGGATATTTGCCATTGTAAGTGTCCGTTAATACCGCATACTTCTTTGCAGTAAAAGCAGATGATGTAAAGATATGGTCAATTATATCTGAGCTGATATTCCTTCCGAAGTTGTTGAAAGTTCCGTTGTTGATGTAACGGGCAGGCGCTGTTTTTGATGCGTCCTTTAAAAACTGTGAATCAGCAAGTAATTTGTAACATCCAGAATCATAGCCACCATTTAAATCGCCGGTAAATAATACGGGGGCTTTGCGGGCTATTTCTTTTATTTTCCGCAATATCAGCTTACTGCTCTCTACACGGGCTATTTGTCCCTGGTGGTCGAAATGGGCATTGAAGAAAAAAAATACAGCACCAGTTTTTTTATCTTTTAACTTAACCCATGAGCAAATGCGGTTGCAGCATTTGGCA
The Filimonas effusa genome window above contains:
- a CDS encoding endonuclease/exonuclease/phosphatase family protein, whose protein sequence is MNFIKITTIVTAILLAAVVQAQNYTVGSYNLRFACECDSGNLWINRAPAVAALIRFHQYDILGTQEALVNQLDDLSKTLQEYDRYGAGRNDGKSGGEHSAIFFRKDKFQLLQKGDFWLSETPDTPSLCWDAKCCNRICSWVKLKDKKTGAVFFFFNAHFDHQGQIARVESSKLILRKIKEIARKAPVLFTGDLNGGYDSGCYKLLADSQFLKDASKTAPARYINNGTFNNFGRNISSDIIDHIFTSSAFTAKKYAVLTDTYNGKYPSDHFPVWAIVSLKK
- a CDS encoding LOG family protein: MFSKFKSAAVFCGSKPGLNPVFIQHASALGKLLALNQVTLVYGGGNSGLMGVVANEMLDNGGQVVGVMPDLLIQREFRHDRLSQLHVVEDMHARKKLMYSLCEAVIILPGGLGTFDEMIEVMAWNSLSIHNKRIFVINSGGFFDLFIQQMQRVQENGFLYGDVSGAFEVVDFPEKIFSTK